In one window of Thalassophryne amazonica chromosome 9, fThaAma1.1, whole genome shotgun sequence DNA:
- the lig3 gene encoding DNA ligase 3 — protein sequence MQRSYLFLAGKKLCVALKLPKTFVTLRKFCRSSSVSLHFQHLPSVGTFYFSRKSLRYSLQSDSTRVSLLKSFSGCPDMADQRFLVEYAKRGTAGCKKCKDKIAKGVVRIGKIVPNPFSESAGEMKEWYHVKCMFEKLERARATTKKIEDITELEGWEELQDEDKDLINKHVTDLMAKVGASPRKKVQAKLNTSGELMSPVADPSVNAPRKFSGFTAAKVGSSSSPGPSSSAAKPSQGSALSVQLCDPKHKDCLLREFRKLCATVAENNSYNTKTQIIEKFLKKGSGGDKFHGDLYLTVKLLLPGVVKSVYNLNDKQIVKLFSRIFKSNQDDMVRDLEQGDVSETVRMFFEESKSFPPAAKSVLTIQEVDASLTRLAQLTKEDEQQSELEDIAKKCTSNDLKCIIRLIKHDLKMNAGAKHVLDAVDPNAYDAFKASRNLGDVIERVLRNHQEASDGSGPRKLLTIEASLMTPVQPMLAEACKSIEHAMKKCPNGMYSEIKYDGERVQVHKDGDKFSYFSRSLKPVLPHKVVHFKEFIPQAFPGGHSMILDAEVLLIDTKTSKPLPFGTLGVHKKAAFQDANVCLFVFDCIFFNGVSLMERPLCERKKFLHDNMVEVPNRILFSEMKHVTKAADLADMITHVIREGLEGLVLKDVKGTYEPGKRHWLKVKKDYLNEGAMADTADLVVLGAFYGKGSNGGIMSSFLMGCYDPDSKKWCTVTKCSGGYDDAMLARLQKELDVIKISKEPSKIPSWLKIIKNYYPDFIIRDPENAPVWEITGAEFSKSEMHTADGISIRFPRMTRIRDDKDWKTATNLHQLKELYRISKENTDFKVTAGPSKANEDKDSSNGDSGGSSPSPSGRNPPKRISGSSSSTPKPKVVKSHPRSPDPEEPSAKKVRKSETVHSNGQTQAKPTSQLLQPRNDRTLLDIFSGVKLFLPSSVQDYNKLRRYFVAYDGDLVPEYDSTSATHTLATPNEDSRAQRVTADWIWECIRKRRVVPPC from the exons ATGCAGCGATCATATCTGTTCTTGGCTGGTAAGAAGCTCTGTGTTGCACTAAAACTTCCCAAAACCTTTGTGACGCTTCGAAAATTTTGTCGATCCTCTTCTGTCTCTTTGCACTTCCaacatcttccatctgttggcacTTTTTATTTCTCCCGAAAAAGTTTGCGTTACTCTCTCCAGAGTGATTCTACTCGGGTTTCTCTGCTGAAGAGTTTCTCCGGCTGCCCAGACATGGCAGATCAGAGGTTCCTTGTGGAATACGCCAAGCGCGGCACGGCAGGATGTAAGAAATGTAAAGATAAAATCGCAAAGGGCGTCGTACGTATCGGGAAGATTGTGCCAAACCCTTTCAGCGAGTCTGCGGGGGAGATGAAGGAGTGGTATCACGTCAAGTGCATGTTTGAGAAGCTGGAGCGGGCGAGGGCCACCACCAAGAAGATCGAGGACATCACAGAGCTGGAGGGCTGGGAGGAGCTGCAGGATGAGGACAAGGACCTCATTAACAAACATGTGACAG ACCTGATGGCCAAAGTCGGCGCGAGTCCAAGGAAGAAGGTGCAGGCCAAATTAAACACCAGCGGGGAGCTGATGTCACCTGTTGCTGACCCGTCCGTGAACGCACCACGCAAATTTTCAGGTTTCACTG CTGCAAAGGTGGGCAGCTCCAGCAGTCCAGGTCCCTCCTCATCCGCGGCTAAACCCAGCCAGGGCAGCGCCTTGTCAGTGCAACTCTGCGACCCGAAACACAAGGACTGCCTGTTACGAGAGTTTCGCAAGCTGTGTGCCACAGTGGCGGAGAACAACAGCTACAACACCAAGACGCAGATTATCGAGAAATTCCTGAAGAAAGGCTCAGGCGGCG ATAAGTTCCATGGAGATCTTTACCTGACAGTGAAGCTGCTTTTGCCCGGCGTCGTCAAAAGTGTCTACAACCTCAACGACAAGCAGATTGTGAAACTCTTCAGCCGCATCTTTAAATCCAACCAGGATGACATGGTGCGCGATCTGGAGCAG ggtgaTGTGTCTGAGACGGTCAGGATGTTCTTCGAGGAGAGTAAATCATTTCCTCCAGCTGCCAAAAGCGTCCTGACCATCCAGGAAGTGGACGCGTCGCTGACCCGCCTCGCTCAGCTGACCAAAGAGGACGAGCAGCAGAGCGAGCTGGAGGACATCGCCAAAAA GTGCACCAGTAACGACCTGAAATGCATCATTCGACTTATTAAACACGACTTGAAGATGAACGCCGGCGCCAAACACGT TTTGGATGCTGTAGATCCAAATGCCTACGATGCCTTCAAGGCCTCACGCAACCTGGGTGACGTGATCGAAAGGGTGTTGAGGAATCATCAAGAGGCATCAGACGGTTCGGGGCCCAGAAAGTTGCTCACAATCGAGGCGTCACTCATGACTCCCGTACAGCCCATGTTG GCAGAGGCATGTAAGTCCATCGAGCACGCCATGAAGAAATGTCCAAACGGGATGTACTCGGAGATCAAGTACGACGGTGAGCGCGTGCAGGTCCACAAGGACGGAGACAAGTTCAGCTACTTCAGCCGCAGCCTCAAACCGGTTTTACCGCACAAA gtggTCCACTTCAAAGAGTTTATCCCTCAGGCTTTTCCTGGCGGACACAGTATGATATTAGACGCTGAGGTCCTTCTAATCGACACGAAGACCAGTAAGCCCCTCCCATTTGGGACCTTGGGTGTACACAAG AAAGCCGCTTTCCAAGACGCCAACGTTTGCCTGTTTGTTTTCGACTGCATCTTCTTCAATGGCGTGAGTCTCATGGAGAG GCCTCTGTGTGAACGCAAGAAGTTCCTCCATGACAACATGGTTGAAGTTCCCAATAGGATCCTGTTCTCGGAGATGAAACACGTCACT AAAGCAGCTGATCTGGCCGACATGATCACGCATGTCATCAGAGAGGGGCTGGAAGGTCTGGTGCTCAAGGACGTAAAG GGCACATATGAACCTGGGAAGCGGCACTGGCTGAAGGTGAAGAAGGACTATCTGAACGAGGGTGCAATGGCGGATACGGCTGACCTGGTGGTGCTGGGAGCGTTCTACGGAAAAGGATCCAACG GGGGCATCATGTCCAGCTTTCTAATGGGCTGCTATGATCCAGACTCCAAGAAATGGTGCACAGTCACCAAGTGCTCCGGCGGGTACGACGACGCCATGTTGGCGCGGCTCCAGAAAGAGCTGGATGTTATCAAAATCAGTAAG GAGCCGAGCAAAATCCCCAGCTGGCTGAAAATCATCAAGAACTATTACCCGGATTTCATCATCCGCGACCCTGAG AACGCTCCAGTGTGGGAGATCACTGGCGCAGAGTTTTCCAAATCTGAGATGCACACTGCCGACGGCATCTCCATCCGCTTTCCCCGCATGACCCGTATCCGTGACGACAAGGACTGGAAGACCGCCACCAACCTGCACCAGCTTAAA gagctgtaccgcatATCAAAGGAGAACACAGACTTCAAAGTGACAGCTGGGCCGTCCAAAGCCAACGAGGACAAGGACTCGTCTAACGGGGACAGCGGAGGGAGCTCGCCCTCACCTAGTGGACGAAATCCACCCAAAAGAATCa gcggcagcagcagcagcactccaAAGCCAAAAGTGGTGAAATCTCATCCTCGCAGCCCTGACCCAGAAGAACCGAGTGCCAAGAAG GTGAGGAAGAGTGAAACGGTGCACAGCAATGGTCAAACTCAAGCAAAGCCGACATCTCAACTACTGCAGCCGCGAAATGACAGG ACGTTGCTGGACATTTTCAGCGGTGTGAAGCTTTTCCTGCCCTCCTCTGTGCAAGACTACAACAAACTGCGGCGGTACTTTGTGGCATACGATGGCGACCTGGTGCCGGAATATGACTCTACCTCAGCCACACACACGCTGGCCACACCCAATGAGGACAGCCGCGCCCAGAGAGTCACGGCCGACTGGATCTGGGAATGTATCCGCAAGAGACGTGTCGTTCCTCCCTGTTGA